Proteins co-encoded in one Sus scrofa isolate TJ Tabasco breed Duroc chromosome 14, Sscrofa11.1, whole genome shotgun sequence genomic window:
- the LOC100153205 gene encoding anomalous homeobox protein has product MQSFLQLLRGSGGAGPPLAELVTLAGRLCRDLQDDPEQVQPLVSAVLDSQLRLYLLDHADVALVCARALAQQEQHQAACRLLEGCRVPGGSAELVRLWNDIHYQLLRKRLGVAELTPVQKFRCRKRNPPPASLCPEGLKSRNFPREVRQKLQDFASGVSTNPSKAEREDLALETRLTTEQVYNWFANYRRRQRALAQRGAPAQEAAKDPRAKEAGSQPADHPHLGLGSLDRPQGSAPPEESGPVQTQQTPQEPWKPLVLSPDFSREEAVPMSLAPSGSPANAGQEEGPGTHGGQAGGQPDGFLVTQPPLQASGFLLTQSPPELALAPPAFAGPLPTVELSQPLPSSQVQWPDAQASDDTFWGARMLLELSGGSLG; this is encoded by the exons ATGCAGAGCTTCCTGCAGCTGCTGAGGGGCAGCGGGGGCGCTGGCCCGCCCTTGGCGGAGCTGGTGACCCTCGCAGGCAGGCTGTGCCGGGACCTCCAGGACGACCCCGAGCAGGTGCAGCCTTTGGTCTCAGCCGTGCTGGACAGCCAGCTCCGCCTGTACCTCCTGGACCACGCGGACGTGGCCCTGGTATGTGCCCGCGCGCTGGCCCAGCAGGAGCAGCACCAGGCCGCCTGCCGGCTGCTGGAG GGGTGCCGGGTGCCTGGGGGCAGCGCTGAGCTGGTGCGGCTCTGGAACGACATCCACTACCAGCTGCTCAGGAAGAGGCTCGGTGTGGCTGAGCTAACACCGGTGCAGAAGTTCCGCTGCAGAAAGAG GAAcccccctcccgcctccctctGCCCTGAGGGCCTCAAGAGCCGCAACTTCCCCAGAGAAGTTCGCCAGAAGCTGCAGGACTTTGCCTCGGGCGTGAGCACCAACCCCAGCAAGGCTGAGCGG GAGGACCTGGCCTTGGAGACGCGCTTGACCACCGAGCAGGTCTACAACTGGTTTGCCAATTACCGGCGGCGCCAGAGGGCCCTTGCACAGCGCGGGGCGCCGGCACAGGAAGCAGCCAAGGACCCGAGGGCGAAGGAAGCGGGTTCCCAGCCTGCAGACCACCCCCACCTTGGCCTTGGGAGCTTGGACAGGCCTCAGGGCTCAG CACCACCTGAGGAAAGTGGGCCTGTCCAGACCCAGCAGACCCCTCAAGAGCCATGGAAGCCGCTGGTCCTGAGCCCAGATTTCTCCAGAGAGGAGGCTGTGCCAATGTCACTGGCCCCCAG CGGCAGCCCCGCGAATGCGGGCCAAGAGGAGGGCCCTGGCACCCACGGTGGCCAGGCAGGAGGGCAGCCAGATGGCTTCCTGGTGACACAGCCCCCATTGCAGGCGAGCGGCTTCCTGCTCACCCAGAG CCCCCCAGAGCTGGCCCTGGCCCCGCCTGCCTTCGCCGGCCCCCTGCCCACCGTGGAGCTGAGCCAGCCCCTGCCTTCCAGCCAG GTGCAGTGGCCCGACGCCCAGGCCTCCGATGACACCTTCTGGGGAGCCAGGATGCTCCTGGAGCTTTCAGGGGGCAGCCTGGGCTGA